The following are from one region of the Ignavibacteriota bacterium genome:
- a CDS encoding methyltransferase domain-containing protein encodes MQYNLNFNTNERIKVKMMDYVHTDFNNDYFDLIFAQGSISVYERKNILKEFKRILTTEGIVCVGEIVSLNEPVPAFVKDIWERSNLEPILSSSIKSFYESKGFYVMNEQDHSSSLREYFEKTLLEVSTTNKEEKDNNKKYISRIKHEANAYLKHGGDKYIGFKSLIARKVN; translated from the coding sequence TTGCAATACAATCTGAATTTTAATACCAATGAAAGAATAAAAGTTAAAATGATGGATTATGTTCATACAGATTTTAACAATGATTATTTTGACTTGATTTTTGCACAAGGTTCAATTTCAGTTTATGAACGAAAAAATATTTTGAAAGAATTTAAGAGAATTCTCACCACGGAAGGTATAGTTTGTGTTGGCGAAATCGTTTCACTCAATGAGCCAGTTCCTGCATTTGTGAAGGATATTTGGGAACGAAGCAATCTTGAACCAATTTTGTCATCATCAATAAAAAGTTTTTATGAGAGTAAAGGATTTTATGTAATGAACGAGCAGGATCATTCCTCATCTTTAAGAGAGTATTTTGAAAAAACTCTTCTGGAAGTTTCAACCACAAACAAAGAAGAAAAAGACAACAACAAAAAATATATTTCAAGAATAAAACATGAAGCCAACGCTTACCTTAAACACGGAGGCGATAAATACATTGGCTTTAAATCTTTAATTGCGAGGAAAGTAAATTGA
- a CDS encoding DUF1232 domain-containing protein: MRENKIEEYVTEDDIFEGSDDLGALNFGQMNGQKMEEYKEKEKFVDENLWGKLESSGKRISFAKDILALYRYMKDPFVKWYRKAIVIAALFYFIVPIDTIPDLTPLFGYLDDLGVITALLKYLGSELLSYYPDGYRS; the protein is encoded by the coding sequence ATGAGAGAAAATAAAATAGAAGAATATGTTACTGAGGACGATATTTTTGAAGGCAGTGATGATCTTGGAGCCCTTAATTTTGGGCAAATGAATGGTCAGAAGATGGAAGAATACAAAGAGAAAGAAAAATTTGTTGATGAAAATCTTTGGGGCAAACTTGAAAGCTCCGGAAAAAGAATTTCTTTCGCGAAAGATATTCTTGCACTATATCGCTACATGAAAGATCCGTTTGTCAAATGGTATCGGAAAGCTATCGTCATTGCTGCACTATTTTATTTTATTGTTCCGATTGATACTATTCCGGATCTCACACCACTGTTTGGTTATCTTGATGACCTTGGGGTAATTACCGCTCTGTTAAAATATCTTGGCAGCGAATTACTGAGCTATTATCCGGATGGTTATAGAAGCTGA
- a CDS encoding DUF5615 family PIN-like protein, which produces MQFVADENIDEPIIQALRKLHLEVISISESMPGSSDSDVLVFANKRNAFVITSDKDFGELIFRQRKILKGVILLRLHGLLIDEKVRIVEEFFIKHNNSFKDNNLFIVISENSVRIRKSIF; this is translated from the coding sequence ATGCAATTTGTTGCGGACGAAAATATTGACGAGCCTATAATACAGGCATTAAGAAAATTGCATTTAGAAGTCATATCGATTAGTGAATCAATGCCAGGTTCGTCTGACTCGGATGTGCTGGTATTCGCAAATAAAAGAAACGCATTTGTTATAACTTCTGATAAAGATTTTGGTGAATTAATTTTCAGGCAGAGGAAAATATTGAAAGGAGTTATACTACTCAGATTGCATGGACTTTTGATTGATGAGAAAGTCAGAATAGTCGAAGAATTTTTTATAAAACATAATAATTCCTTTAAAGATAATAATTTGTTTATTGTGATTTCAGAAAACAGTGTACGGATTAGAAAAAGTATTTTCTAA
- a CDS encoding GNAT family N-acetyltransferase, translating to MNDYELKIKDDITVNTISKAILNETSKLGFKRADYISLVNNLLDVSINNSISEPKVKSETDVKTSKLKFPIRGERIQLRLFNPKHDYDIIQNWLNDNTSRWFLLDRSSYRDKTLIEIINDEENIFGIISLPDNTPIGLMAFLNYDQTNCKAEMRKLIGEKIYRGKGYAKEATMLWIKYGTRNLGLKKIYLNTIENNIRNITLNRELGFQIEGLLRKEFLINDQYYDVLRMAYIVED from the coding sequence ATGAACGACTATGAATTAAAAATAAAAGATGATATCACTGTAAATACAATTTCTAAAGCAATATTAAATGAAACATCAAAACTAGGATTTAAACGGGCAGACTATATTTCGCTCGTAAACAATTTGCTGGATGTTTCTATTAACAATTCTATTTCTGAACCTAAAGTAAAATCAGAAACCGACGTTAAAACCAGTAAATTGAAATTTCCAATTCGCGGTGAGCGAATTCAGCTAAGATTATTTAATCCTAAACACGATTACGATATTATTCAGAATTGGTTAAACGATAACACAAGTCGATGGTTTTTACTCGATCGTTCTTCTTACCGGGACAAAACTCTTATTGAAATTATTAACGATGAAGAGAACATCTTTGGGATTATTTCACTTCCGGATAATACACCAATTGGACTAATGGCTTTTTTAAATTACGACCAGACTAATTGTAAAGCAGAAATGAGAAAATTAATTGGTGAAAAAATTTATCGTGGAAAAGGTTATGCTAAAGAAGCCACAATGTTATGGATTAAGTATGGCACCAGGAATTTAGGTCTGAAGAAAATCTATCTCAATACAATTGAAAATAATATCAGGAACATTACATTAAACAGAGAACTTGGATTTCAGATAGAAGGTCTCCTCAGGAAAGAGTTTTTAATTAATGATCAATACTACGACGTTCTCAGGATGGCATATATTGTTGAGGATTAA
- the hemW gene encoding radical SAM family heme chaperone HemW, whose translation MKQTACYIHIPFCDHKCIYCDFYSIITSDNISSFLKSLKKEIEYYAANYSEERELISIYFGGGTPSLMEPEYIFEIIESVIKKFGVITNAEITLETNPGTVSIDKLKLFKQAGINRISIGIQSFDNSDLKFLTRIHDADTAIKTVYAAANAGFGNISLDLIFNLPGQTKEKWQKNLEQAIQLPVKHISAYSLILERGTILNKMVLDGKVKIQDEDYDAELYEMTIDFLTSNGFYQYEVSNFAKHGFECIHNNAYWHYTDYFGFGTSAHSFIDGERWWNFSSLKMYIDKVNKFGSAVAGSEIITDDKAINEYVMLELRSSGLNFEKFENRFGIQIQEWMKSKYAYFEVLKNKKFVTIENNIVKMTSNGYAICDEILKDLL comes from the coding sequence TTGAAACAAACCGCTTGCTACATACATATTCCTTTCTGCGACCACAAATGTATTTATTGTGATTTCTATTCAATTATTACTTCAGATAACATTAGTTCATTCCTGAAATCTTTGAAGAAAGAAATTGAATACTATGCAGCAAATTATTCTGAGGAAAGAGAATTAATCTCGATTTACTTTGGCGGCGGAACTCCCTCATTGATGGAGCCAGAGTATATTTTTGAAATAATTGAATCGGTTATTAAAAAGTTCGGAGTTATAACTAATGCTGAGATTACACTTGAAACAAATCCTGGTACTGTTTCAATTGATAAATTAAAATTATTCAAGCAAGCCGGAATTAACAGGATAAGTATTGGTATTCAATCCTTTGATAATAGTGATTTAAAATTTTTAACACGTATTCACGATGCTGATACAGCAATTAAAACAGTTTATGCAGCAGCAAATGCTGGTTTCGGGAATATAAGTCTTGATTTAATATTCAATTTACCCGGGCAGACAAAAGAGAAATGGCAAAAAAATCTAGAGCAAGCAATTCAACTTCCTGTTAAACATATTTCCGCTTACAGCTTGATTCTTGAAAGAGGAACGATATTAAATAAAATGGTACTTGATGGAAAAGTTAAAATTCAAGATGAGGATTATGATGCAGAATTGTATGAAATGACAATTGATTTCCTCACTTCAAATGGGTTTTATCAATACGAAGTTTCAAATTTTGCGAAGCACGGATTTGAATGTATTCACAACAATGCTTACTGGCATTACACTGATTATTTTGGGTTTGGTACTTCAGCGCATTCATTTATTGATGGAGAGAGATGGTGGAACTTCTCAAGTCTTAAAATGTACATTGATAAAGTTAATAAATTTGGAAGCGCTGTAGCTGGTTCAGAAATTATAACTGATGATAAAGCAATTAATGAATATGTAATGCTTGAGTTAAGAAGCTCAGGATTAAATTTTGAAAAATTTGAAAATCGATTTGGAATTCAGATCCAAGAATGGATGAAAAGTAAATATGCTTATTTTGAAGTGTTAAAAAATAAAAAATTTGTAACCATCGAAAATAATATTGTAAAAATGACTTCGAATGGATATGCTATCTGTGACGAAATACTTAAAGATCTATTATAG
- the recN gene encoding DNA repair protein RecN — protein MLKSLEVKDYALIEHISVEFGNGLNIITGETGAGKSILIDAMSLLLGERASTEVIRKGAQKSFVEGIFEVKANKKVKSLLEENEIEFADELIVRREISFKGSNRCFINDTPVNLNLVKDIGNQLVDLHGQHEHQSLLRTETHIDYLDEFGNYEELHQQYKNIFSELVKNEKDLADLQSKENSIKEKKDFYSFQIKEIDNISPQEDEEEKLSEELKILENSEKLAEATSEIYQLLYESDNSIQYSLSKVKSLLQKLNEIDKSFSESFNESQSALAQINDISNFIRSYNTKINLDPEEVEEKRQRLGAINLLKKKYGSSVKSILEYRKKIGKEYELAENFSGKIDELSNNIFELRKTAGNLAKSLSKKREQTAAIVKKGIEETLRELGIQNPQFKTEIKNLTAEIESGIFVDKKFFKATSKGIDEIEFLISTNPGEDLKPLARVASGGEVSRIMLALKSTLAKTDKLPLLIFDEIDVGVSGRIAQKVGRALKNLSSFHQVISITHLPQIASLADHHFSIEKITNKERVISSIKKLPQSERITEIARLLSGEKVTEASLKSARELIGQKE, from the coding sequence ATGCTCAAATCCTTAGAAGTAAAAGATTACGCTTTAATAGAACACATCTCGGTTGAGTTCGGGAACGGACTTAATATTATCACGGGAGAAACCGGTGCCGGTAAATCAATTTTAATCGATGCAATGAGTTTGCTTCTTGGTGAAAGAGCATCAACAGAAGTTATTCGCAAAGGAGCTCAAAAATCTTTTGTTGAGGGAATCTTTGAAGTAAAAGCAAATAAGAAAGTAAAATCTCTCCTCGAAGAAAATGAAATTGAGTTTGCTGATGAGTTGATCGTACGCCGCGAAATTTCATTTAAAGGATCAAACCGGTGTTTTATTAACGATACTCCCGTAAATCTCAATCTTGTGAAAGATATTGGAAATCAATTAGTTGATCTCCACGGTCAGCACGAGCATCAATCTCTTCTCCGGACAGAAACACACATTGACTATCTTGATGAGTTTGGTAATTATGAGGAACTGCATCAACAATACAAAAATATATTCTCCGAACTGGTAAAAAATGAAAAAGATTTGGCTGATCTTCAGTCAAAAGAAAACAGCATAAAGGAGAAAAAAGATTTTTATTCATTTCAGATAAAAGAAATTGACAATATTTCACCTCAGGAAGATGAGGAAGAAAAGTTAAGTGAAGAACTAAAAATACTGGAAAACTCAGAGAAGCTGGCGGAGGCAACATCTGAAATTTATCAACTTCTTTACGAATCCGATAACTCAATCCAGTATTCTTTATCGAAAGTAAAATCGCTTTTACAAAAACTGAATGAAATTGACAAATCATTTTCTGAATCGTTTAATGAATCTCAATCTGCACTTGCTCAGATTAATGACATTTCAAATTTTATCCGAAGTTATAACACAAAAATAAATCTCGATCCGGAAGAAGTTGAAGAAAAACGACAACGGCTTGGTGCAATAAATCTTCTTAAGAAAAAATATGGCAGCTCTGTGAAAAGTATTCTTGAATATCGTAAAAAGATTGGTAAAGAATACGAGCTGGCTGAAAATTTTTCCGGAAAGATTGATGAATTATCAAATAATATTTTCGAACTAAGAAAGACAGCGGGAAACCTGGCGAAAAGTTTGTCAAAGAAAAGGGAACAAACAGCAGCAATTGTAAAGAAAGGAATAGAAGAAACATTAAGAGAACTGGGTATCCAGAATCCGCAGTTTAAAACAGAAATAAAAAATTTAACTGCAGAAATTGAATCGGGAATTTTTGTTGACAAAAAGTTTTTCAAAGCAACTTCAAAAGGAATTGATGAAATTGAGTTTCTCATCTCAACAAATCCCGGTGAAGATTTAAAACCTCTTGCCCGGGTTGCATCTGGCGGAGAAGTTTCCAGAATAATGCTTGCCCTTAAATCAACTCTTGCAAAGACTGATAAATTACCATTACTTATATTCGACGAAATTGACGTTGGAGTCAGCGGTAGAATTGCTCAGAAAGTTGGCAGAGCACTGAAAAATCTTTCGTCTTTTCATCAGGTAATTTCAATTACTCATTTACCGCAAATTGCAAGTCTTGCTGATCACCATTTTTCAATTGAAAAGATAACAAATAAAGAGCGAGTAATAAGTTCGATAAAAAAATTACCACAATCGGAAAGAATTACGGAAATAGCACGACTTCTGAGCGGTGAAAAAGTAACTGAAGCCAGCCTCAAAAGCGCCCGCGAGTTGATTGGTCAGAAGGAATAA
- a CDS encoding DUF433 domain-containing protein, whose protein sequence is MKTNYIVSDPEIMMGKPIIAGTRITVELILEKLSAGESVDQIVHEHPQITAEAIKAALAFAAQALKADIIYPSEKNI, encoded by the coding sequence ATGAAAACAAATTATATAGTATCCGACCCTGAAATAATGATGGGCAAACCCATAATAGCAGGTACAAGAATTACGGTCGAATTAATTTTGGAAAAACTCTCTGCGGGTGAAAGTGTTGATCAGATAGTTCACGAACATCCGCAGATTACAGCAGAAGCTATTAAAGCTGCTCTGGCGTTTGCGGCGCAAGCATTAAAGGCAGATATAATTTATCCCTCCGAAAAAAATATTTGA
- the rlmD gene encoding 23S rRNA (uracil(1939)-C(5))-methyltransferase RlmD, whose protein sequence is MNKGDIIQIKVDRYAFEGKGIGKIEIDNQSGNHEPESFIVFVNGAYPGDTVAAKIKKLKKSYAEAITEEVISSSPQRVQPRCKYFGICGGCKQQDLDYNQQIAYKQEQVEDIFNHDGGFKNFEIEKIIPSENVFYYRNKMEFSFSDSQWVKILENETTPDKGFFLGLHVPNNFEKILDIDECFLQSELSNHILNFTREFFKKRHTTIYNTKTQSGYLRNFVIRQAQNTKEIMLNLVTYEENELLMKEYVSAVTNKFPEIKTILNNISKKKASIAVGDYEIVYFGSGYIFDKIGKYKFRISANSFFQTNTIQAEKLYNTALEYADLNGDEIIYDLYSGAGTIAIYVSGNAKEVYGFESVESSIYDAKENLEINKVDNVSFVQADLYKSFLPFTNVLPKPDVIILDPPRGGMHSTTVKDVLELNPKKIVYVSCNPTTQVRDIKLFVEGGYKLVKIRPVDMFPHTYHIENVALLIK, encoded by the coding sequence TTGAATAAGGGTGATATTATTCAAATCAAAGTTGACAGGTATGCTTTTGAAGGTAAAGGCATTGGAAAAATTGAAATTGATAATCAATCGGGAAATCATGAACCTGAATCATTTATAGTATTCGTCAATGGTGCTTATCCCGGAGACACTGTTGCAGCTAAAATCAAGAAGTTAAAAAAATCTTACGCAGAGGCAATTACTGAAGAAGTGATTTCATCTTCACCGCAGAGGGTTCAGCCGCGATGCAAATATTTTGGGATTTGCGGCGGCTGCAAACAGCAAGACCTCGATTATAATCAGCAGATTGCTTACAAACAGGAACAGGTTGAAGATATCTTTAATCATGATGGCGGATTTAAAAATTTTGAAATTGAAAAAATTATTCCATCAGAGAATGTATTCTATTACAGAAACAAAATGGAATTTTCTTTTTCTGACTCGCAATGGGTTAAAATTCTGGAAAATGAGACAACACCTGACAAAGGATTTTTCCTCGGTCTTCATGTTCCGAATAACTTCGAAAAAATACTGGATATAGATGAGTGCTTTCTGCAATCAGAACTTAGTAATCACATACTGAATTTCACAAGAGAATTTTTCAAAAAGCGTCACACTACAATCTATAATACTAAAACTCAATCCGGTTACTTACGTAACTTCGTTATCAGACAAGCTCAAAATACAAAAGAGATTATGCTCAATCTTGTAACTTATGAAGAGAACGAATTGCTGATGAAAGAATACGTCTCGGCAGTGACAAATAAATTTCCTGAAATAAAAACAATTCTAAATAATATCAGCAAGAAGAAAGCTTCTATTGCTGTCGGCGATTATGAAATCGTTTATTTCGGAAGCGGATACATTTTTGACAAAATCGGAAAATATAAATTCAGAATCAGCGCCAATTCTTTCTTCCAGACAAACACAATTCAGGCAGAAAAACTTTATAATACTGCTTTGGAATACGCTGACTTAAACGGTGACGAAATAATTTATGATCTTTATTCCGGGGCAGGAACGATTGCAATTTATGTATCGGGAAATGCAAAAGAAGTTTACGGATTTGAATCTGTTGAATCTTCAATTTATGATGCGAAAGAGAATCTGGAAATTAATAAAGTTGATAACGTATCCTTTGTTCAGGCTGATCTTTATAAATCATTTTTACCATTCACAAATGTTCTTCCAAAACCTGATGTAATAATTCTTGATCCTCCAAGAGGCGGAATGCATAGCACAACAGTAAAAGATGTTCTTGAATTAAACCCAAAAAAAATTGTTTATGTTAGCTGTAATCCAACAACACAAGTTCGAGATATTAAATTGTTTGTCGAAGGCGGATATAAATTAGTGAAGATCAGACCGGTTGATATGTTTCCACATACTTATCATATAGAGAATGTTGCATTGTTAATTAAATAA
- a CDS encoding T9SS type A sorting domain-containing protein gives MKKLFLLLIVVNLNLFPQNFKQVKLFINNEIDFQIASSLSIDFEEAIFEKSGGVTLFVNENEFWALTNSGLNYQILIDDWKSYYNSLPKLSEAEKENIKIDSQKNFGITGFGFGSMGGYYTYAEIQTDLDEMFQLYPNLITQKFSIGTSIEGRTIWAAKISDNPNINENEPTAGFDALVHAREPQSMATQMYYMWYLLENYGTDPEATYLVNNREMFFVPCFNPDGYEYNRQTDPNGGGMWRKNRRNNGNGCYGIDLNRNFGYMWGYDNIGSSPDPCDETYRGASSFSEPEPQAIRDFAILNNYGTHFNMHTYGGYILYPWGYINAETPDSLTYREFAALLTSFSGYTFGSGGQLLGYNSNGSIRDWMYGELTLKNKTYGYTIEIGDDFWPQQNEIYPIAQQNLRTMIYQSFLAGEYVQLINPNFNVQYFLPNNTVELLPEFKNKGLATAYNLTIELTSPSQYVVINTGSSSLDSIEARSVAILTSPLSFSISASAPLAEEIPIVITTRTNNDLLSSDTTTFVIGFPVFVFEDTANNPAINWTITKTPTTSPQWDSTYKTFYSEPNSYADSKNGNYVNNATVTMTLTNPIDITGLNNPRLVFWTKFDMESNWDYGQVQVSTNNGTTWIALAGQYTEPGVGSFQPNGEPVYDAAQTNWVKEEINLTAYSSSQVKIRFRLRTDSGVTRDGWYLDDIGVFYYTIPTDVSNITEPLYDFSLEQNYPNPFNPSTKIKYSIPSVALSGVEGSLVTLKVFDVLGNEVTTLVNEEKPSGEYEVVFDAAGLSSGIYFYKLQVGSFTETKKLVLIR, from the coding sequence ATGAAAAAACTTTTTTTGTTATTGATTGTCGTAAATCTGAACTTATTCCCACAAAATTTTAAACAGGTCAAACTCTTCATTAATAATGAAATTGATTTCCAAATAGCATCTTCACTATCAATTGACTTTGAAGAAGCTATTTTTGAAAAATCGGGTGGCGTTACATTGTTTGTAAATGAAAATGAATTTTGGGCTTTAACCAATTCGGGACTCAATTATCAAATACTGATAGATGATTGGAAATCATATTACAACTCTCTGCCAAAATTATCCGAAGCTGAAAAAGAAAATATTAAAATAGATAGTCAGAAAAATTTCGGTATCACAGGATTTGGTTTCGGTTCGATGGGCGGTTACTATACGTATGCAGAAATCCAAACTGATCTTGATGAAATGTTTCAACTTTATCCGAACCTTATCACACAAAAATTTTCAATCGGAACAAGTATCGAAGGCAGAACAATTTGGGCTGCAAAAATTTCAGACAATCCTAACATAAATGAAAACGAACCAACAGCCGGCTTCGATGCACTTGTTCATGCACGCGAACCGCAATCAATGGCAACACAAATGTATTATATGTGGTATCTTCTTGAAAATTACGGAACAGATCCGGAAGCAACATACCTGGTGAATAACCGTGAAATGTTTTTTGTTCCATGTTTTAATCCTGATGGTTATGAGTACAACAGACAAACGGATCCGAATGGCGGCGGAATGTGGAGGAAGAACAGACGAAATAATGGAAACGGATGTTATGGAATTGACCTGAACAGAAACTTCGGTTATATGTGGGGCTATGACAACATTGGTTCCAGTCCTGATCCTTGTGATGAAACATACCGGGGTGCTTCATCATTCTCTGAACCTGAACCTCAGGCGATAAGAGATTTTGCTATCCTTAATAATTACGGTACTCATTTTAACATGCATACGTATGGAGGATATATTCTCTATCCGTGGGGATATATTAATGCAGAAACACCTGACTCACTTACATACAGAGAATTCGCTGCATTACTCACATCATTCAGCGGATATACATTTGGTTCAGGTGGTCAGCTACTTGGTTATAACTCTAATGGCAGTATTCGTGACTGGATGTACGGCGAGCTGACACTAAAGAATAAAACTTATGGTTATACAATAGAAATTGGGGATGATTTCTGGCCTCAACAAAATGAAATTTATCCTATTGCCCAACAGAATCTCAGAACGATGATTTATCAATCATTTCTTGCCGGTGAATATGTCCAGCTTATTAATCCGAATTTCAACGTACAATATTTTCTTCCGAACAATACGGTTGAGCTTTTACCGGAATTTAAAAATAAAGGATTGGCTACTGCATACAATCTCACAATTGAACTGACATCACCAAGTCAGTATGTAGTTATTAATACCGGGAGTTCATCACTTGATTCAATTGAAGCAAGAAGTGTTGCAATATTAACTTCACCATTATCTTTTTCTATTTCTGCTTCTGCACCATTAGCTGAAGAAATTCCTATTGTTATTACAACCAGAACGAACAATGACTTACTTTCTTCAGATACAACAACTTTTGTTATTGGTTTCCCGGTTTTTGTATTTGAAGATACAGCCAACAATCCCGCAATTAATTGGACGATTACTAAAACGCCAACAACATCTCCGCAATGGGATTCTACTTATAAAACATTTTACTCAGAGCCGAACTCTTATGCAGACAGCAAAAACGGCAACTATGTGAATAATGCAACAGTCACCATGACATTAACGAATCCAATAGACATTACTGGTTTAAATAATCCAAGATTAGTATTCTGGACAAAATTTGATATGGAAAGCAATTGGGATTATGGACAGGTACAGGTTTCTACAAATAATGGAACAACCTGGATTGCACTTGCAGGGCAATACACCGAACCTGGCGTGGGAAGTTTTCAACCGAACGGTGAACCAGTTTATGATGCAGCGCAAACAAACTGGGTAAAGGAGGAAATCAACCTGACTGCATACTCAAGTTCACAAGTTAAAATTCGTTTCAGACTTAGAACTGACAGCGGTGTGACCAGAGATGGATGGTATCTTGATGATATCGGTGTTTTCTATTACACAATACCGACAGATGTATCAAATATTACTGAACCACTTTATGATTTTTCATTGGAGCAAAACTATCCGAATCCATTTAATCCTTCAACCAAAATTAAGTATTCTATTCCATCTGTCGCCTTGAGCGGAGTCGAAGGATCTCTTGTTACATTAAAAGTTTTTGATGTGTTGGGTAACGAAGTGACTACTTTGGTGAATGAAGAAAAACCATCCGGTGAATATGAAGTTGTTTTCGATGCTGCCGGATTATCGAGTGGAATATATTTTTATAAACTTCAGGTTGGTTCATTTACAGAAACAAAAAAGCTGGTTTTGATCAGATAG
- a CDS encoding NUDIX hydrolase, with the protein MNYRIISSQVIYKGKVFNTLVDQIEYNSGNKAIREVAEHPGGAVVVPVTDNGKIVMVTQYRFPVKEVLLELPAGKLSKGEDPKVCAVRELEEETGYKSDDIKSLGSIYTTPGYSTEKLWIYLAENLKPGNYNREEGEFGMEVFELSLPEVEEKIYNGEIVDGKTICGIYLAKKFF; encoded by the coding sequence ATGAACTATCGTATTATTAGTAGTCAAGTAATCTACAAGGGCAAAGTGTTTAATACACTTGTCGATCAGATCGAATACAATAGCGGTAACAAAGCTATCCGTGAAGTTGCTGAACATCCCGGAGGCGCAGTTGTTGTTCCTGTTACGGATAACGGAAAAATTGTTATGGTTACACAATACCGCTTTCCGGTTAAAGAAGTTCTGTTGGAACTTCCTGCCGGAAAATTATCAAAAGGTGAAGATCCAAAAGTTTGTGCTGTAAGAGAACTTGAGGAGGAAACAGGATATAAATCTGATGATATAAAATCGTTAGGAAGCATTTACACAACTCCCGGCTATTCAACCGAAAAACTTTGGATATATCTGGCTGAAAATTTGAAACCCGGTAATTATAATCGTGAAGAAGGTGAATTTGGAATGGAAGTTTTCGAATTATCGTTACCAGAAGTTGAGGAAAAAATTTATAACGGTGAGATTGTCGATGGAAAAACTATCTGTGGGATTTATTTAGCAAAAAAATTCTTTTGA